Within the Trichocoleus desertorum ATA4-8-CV12 genome, the region ATCTCAATCATGCTTCAGATTCAATTGGCTCTTGTTTGCTGCATGTCCTTATAGACAGCCTCATACTACCCTAACCTTGAAAACTAATAGATGAGCTTTCAACTACTGTCCCCACCAGAGATTAAGCTGCATAACGGTTTGGATCAGCGGTTGTCATGGTCTTCGCATCCAAATTTTTTGCAGGGATTATCACAGATTCCTTATTATTTCAGGTAATACAGAATATAGTCTGATTTATGAAATAGCCCTTTGGATTCTGCTTCAGCAAACACAGACTTTAATACCTCCTCATCCCGAAACTCTGGAAAATTCTGTGTTCCTCTCTCTACAAAATCATATAAGCGCCAGGCATCAAAACCGTCAATTTGACCTTCTCTACCAAAATCCCAATCTACATGTCCTGATGGTAAACGTACGCAACATCCATACCCATGAAAAAAATAAGAAATTTTTTCACTGGGATCTAAATACCCTCTCTGTGGAATTCCCGATAATTGCCATTCTAGAAGACGTTGAGGTCGTTTCAGCCCCTTGTATCGCTCAAATAGCTCAACTGCTTCTCGCACCCTGTTTTGGTATTCATGGATGAGTTGGATGAGTTTTTCTACCATTCACAAGTTAACTCAACTATTTAATAAAATTAGGGTTTGCCCATTTCCTCACGCTGTTTAGTTCTCGTACAAGAGGCAGAGTACTTCAAGCAAATTCTCACCGACCGACTAATGGCAGGCGTACTATTAAATACGTCACACGCTATTCCTCTAAACTCATTTCACGATCGCAACTTCTAAGCCATCAGTTCTCACAATGCGATCGCCATCCAACCTCGCCCATCACCTACTTTTGGCGATCGCTATCCATCTCCATCCGTCACCTATTTTTGGCGATCGCCATCCATCTCAGTCAACATGTAGTCTGGGCGATCGCTATCCAACCTCACCAATCAAATACTTTAGGCAATCGCAATTTAATTCTCATAGTCCTCTCCTTCAGTCTTAATTCAAGCTAGGGAGGGAGCTTTTTTATCGGGAATTTAGTAGGCGATCGCTAAATTTACTTTCTACCTAATGACCCCGTCAACCCGCCGCTAGCACCCTTTCGGAATCGATCAACCATCTTTACACAGTCGGTGTGCAACGGGATTGTTAGACAGACAGAACCCATTACGCTTTAGCGACCACCAGATACCACATATTGTTTAACAATGTACGCTTGTGCAGAATTTTCTCCTCTAAGTCATCTTGTTGCAAAACCTCAATATCTTGAAATCCCTTCTCCTCTAACCATACTTTCATCTCATCACCATACATACCAAACAAATACGGCTCACCAATTTCGACAAGTTTATCAATACTGGCTGATATACCTGGAACTTGGTCATTTTTGAAAGTCATTAAGGGGGAACAGCAATCAAAGAGCAGCACTGAATCAGGTGCCATTTGCGATTTGATGAAGTCTAAGACGCCAGAAACACTCTCTTTAGGTAGATAGTAGCTAACCCCTTGCCAAACATAAACCGTTGGCAGTGCTTTATCAAAACCATAGCGAACAAGACTGCCGAGGTCGTCATGATTAAAGTCGAGGGAGATAAGTTTTAATCCTTCAGGGATGTATCCTAGCTTGCTAACCAGATACTTTTGCTTATCATCAATCGTTTTGGGCAAGTCAACTTCAAACGTGGCAACGGCTTTCTCTCGCACACTAGAAATACGAAAGAACCTTGTATCGTAACCTGCTCCAAGCAGAAGAAGTTGCCTACATCCTGAAGCGATCGCATCTGTAATAACTTCATCACCGTACTTTTCCCTCAAAATGGTGTACCAATAAGTAATTTGCTGAAATCTTTGAGCATCATCGACAGGCTCTACACCAAGGTTTAGGGAATCCTCTTGTAAAGACTTTGCTAGGGAATCATCAAAGAACCAGCCAACATACTCATCTTCTAGAATTACACCAGGTTGGAATTGATGAGCAAATTTCATCATAGCTGTACCTTTGTTGGTGGACTTGCCTAAATCAATACTCATTGGTTCATCTCCACAAGCTTGATACTGGAAGCCTAGCTATAAGATCCGTTTCTCAATCAATGTAGCCTTAAATAAAACTCGCATTACAAATATTTCTCTGCTAATCGCTCGTCCAACATTGCCTTCACCTCTTCATCTGTAGGTGGCGGTGAATCAGCCTTAGCAATGCCAATCAAGCTGTCGGCTAAACCTTTCGGTTCGATAGTTAGTTGAGGCTCAGGTTGGAGCGATCGCATCAATGCATTTACCAATTGCCAACGCTCTTCGATCGGAAGTTTCAAGGCTTGATCTTGCAGTTCACGTAGCGTCATACCAATCATCTCCGTGTAGAGAGCAGCGGGCAAGCCGATCCATCAATGTCTGTATCTCAAATTTTAGCGAACTGGCCCAGAACTAGAAACTTTCGGGTCTAGTGTTGCAATCCAATCTCGCTCAACACATACTCTGAGCGATCGCTATCCATCCCCATCCGTCACCTATTTTTGGCGATCGCCATCCAACTTTATCCATCACCTATCCTTGGCATGGAGAGATTGATCTAAGACTATGACTACTGCGATCGCCTAACCAGATGTTGCTAGGTTTAATCTCTCAATGCTTAACTGGGGATTTGTTCATTCAGCAGAGAACAAGATTAAAAACATCACTCTACATATCTCTGCCACCAAGGTTTTTTCAGATTTGGAAATCGTTGTGTCCCCTGACTTAGCAAAGAGTTAACCACCTCAAAGGGAGGCAAAAGTCCGTCTACAGTCATGACATTTTCTTCGGGGATGATGGGTTCGAATGCAGCGACTTGGCTGTGCAGCATCGCTGACGGCATGTAGTGATTTTGTCGTTGGGTAAGACGGCGTTCCAGTTCTGATGGCGGCACCTTCAGGTAAACCAATTGGACTCGTCCTAAAGCGGCTAGTTGTTTGCGATAGGAGAGTTTGAGAGCAGAGCAAGTGATGACTGTTTCTCGGTGACGATCGCTAGCTCTGCGGATATCATCCTCAACTTCTAACAACCACTGTTGGCGGTCTGCATCTTGTAAAGGTTGATGAGACAGCATTTTGAGGATGTTGGCTTGGGGGTGTCGGCGATCGCCTTCCAGAAAATCACTTTCTAAGCGCTCGGATAACAGCCGACCCACCAGTGTTTTGCCTGATCCTGCCACTCCCATCATGATCCAGACTAATGGGCAGTCGTTCATCACTTTCTCACAACTTCAAGTCAAGTACAACGAAATAATAGGTTAAATACCTTAGTCGTTTCACAATACTGATGAGGTTCTAGCTTAACCAAATTGGGTGCACTGGCTTGCATTAAATAAGCGTCATAGCCTAGCGATCGCATCCATTCTCGCAATTCAGTTTCGTTAGTTCCCATCTGCTGTAAACCAAAACGATTGACTTCGCAAATAATATAAGGAACTCGATGAGTTTTCAGGGTGTTCACACTGCCTTGCAAAACTTTTAGTTCTGCCCCTTCCGTATCGATTTTGATCATCTTGGGAGGATGGAGATTTTGATCAGTTAAAATCTGATCTAAGGTAGTCACTCTAACTTTTTCGGTTACTTGACTCATGCGGCTTTTTTGATTAAATTGATGCGCTCCTACATTCCACAGAGCATGACCGCCATCATTATCTAGGTTGACAAAAAATTGGGCTTCTTTAGTTTCAGCCCCTAACGCCACATTAAGAACCTTGAGATTTGAAAGATGGTTTAGTTCGATGTTTTCCAAAACTTTTCTGTAATTAGCTGACTCCATTTCAAAAGCCAACACATTGCCAGAAGCACCGACTAAGGTGGCAGCGAGGAGCGAAAAATAACCGACATGTGCACCAATATCAACAAAGCGATCGCCGGGACGCAGTGTTTGAATTAAAAAGTCAGAAACTTCTGGTTCATACAATTTGCCTGTACTAAAACGCGACAGCATCAATTGTTGGGTATATTTCTCTGCATCCAAGTGCAGTTTCA harbors:
- a CDS encoding SAM-dependent methyltransferase — protein: MSIDLGKSTNKGTAMMKFAHQFQPGVILEDEYVGWFFDDSLAKSLQEDSLNLGVEPVDDAQRFQQITYWYTILREKYGDEVITDAIASGCRQLLLLGAGYDTRFFRISSVREKAVATFEVDLPKTIDDKQKYLVSKLGYIPEGLKLISLDFNHDDLGSLVRYGFDKALPTVYVWQGVSYYLPKESVSGVLDFIKSQMAPDSVLLFDCCSPLMTFKNDQVPGISASIDKLVEIGEPYLFGMYGDEMKVWLEEKGFQDIEVLQQDDLEEKILHKRTLLNNMWYLVVAKA
- a CDS encoding AAA family ATPase; this translates as MMGVAGSGKTLVGRLLSERLESDFLEGDRRHPQANILKMLSHQPLQDADRQQWLLEVEDDIRRASDRHRETVITCSALKLSYRKQLAALGRVQLVYLKVPPSELERRLTQRQNHYMPSAMLHSQVAAFEPIIPEENVMTVDGLLPPFEVVNSLLSQGTQRFPNLKKPWWQRYVE